From Leptospira venezuelensis, a single genomic window includes:
- a CDS encoding helix-turn-helix transcriptional regulator, with protein sequence MDFTTFRRKVGLRLKELRIERNLSQEDLDSGDDGIPYRTIQNIEAGRSSINLRTIYKICRKLKVNAMELFDLEKLSNHPPKKRARKKTLYKKVTTKSNLNK encoded by the coding sequence TCGGTCTTAGATTAAAGGAATTGCGGATTGAAAGGAACCTTTCTCAGGAAGATCTAGATTCTGGCGATGATGGAATTCCTTATCGAACGATACAGAATATTGAAGCGGGAAGATCTAGTATAAATCTCCGAACAATCTACAAGATTTGTAGAAAGCTAAAGGTCAATGCAATGGAACTGTTTGATTTAGAAAAGCTGAGTAATCATCCACCCAAAAAAAGAGCCCGCAAGAAGACACTATATAAGAAAGTGACTACAAAAAGTAATTTAAATAAGTAA